The DNA window ATACAATTCTATCGGTTTATTCATTTAGAGGATGAGCGGAGACAGTCGGgtctgaagaaaagaaaaaaaaagaaaaaaaaaaactttattattgtgtgcgtgtgtgtgttttgtgcatatatatatatatagctaatatGTATACTGATATTACATATATAacctatatactatatatatatatagttgagctagaatactattggtagcaaaccggcacttttgccacccatttgttttcgatgatagagcctccaaattgatgatcgacaccattgaacatgatctatactatttgaagtatttagaaatcaaatttcatacattttcgatattgttctctaatccatcgagtggacacaaaaatgaacggctgaaattgaatattctttaaaaaatgatgctaggagtcttgtaatcaagatcaagagtatagatcttattttaaatagttttaagaattttctaacaaaaatttaattgatttggatatctttacgccgttaaacgaaaaaacgcctcatatcgaccattaaaactataaattttgaaaccctttgatcattaggcaaatgatgtaaaaaagatttaaaatttgatttctaaacacttcaagtggtatagatcatgttcaacgatgccgatcgtcgatttggaagctccatcataaaaaacaaatgggtggcaaaagagcccgtttgctatcgataatatattCTGAgttaactctatatatattatatatatatattatatataataatatatatatattatagtatatatattatactagtatATGTTAAGTTGGAGTCCGCACCCGCAAACTTAAATAAACTTTCGATAGAAGTTTTCATGAGTCTTATCAGGGGGAggattcttttatattttttcttttttgaacgTAAGtggttttctttttatatttttaatagtttactagttcgTTTCGAATGGTCTTATCAGTGTAGAATGTTTAATTAAGCATTTAACAATGGTAACCAGTTAAATTAGCTAATTATAAGCACTATCAAATTAAGTATATATAGATCTATGTGTATACGTACATGTAGTAGTCTCAATTCCAATCCTGCACCAAGAAAAATAGGAGAGTGCAAACAAAGCAGTTGTGTCAACAAAGCGAACATCGATATGGCTATAATAAAATTAGGAGTGTGTTTTATCATACACCACCGAGAAcgaaaagaaaatcaattacAGGGAGGCAGTCCTGCTATGGTTGATTacattctatatatagagaaatcGATAGAGAGTTCTTTAATTTGTTCTCGCACCGTTATTGCTGCCGCACCCTAACATAAACCATAACGCGTTAACTTCGACTCTTTTTTAGTGAATCGAAACAACTTGATATCTGAAAGTTCAGTCTTAAAAAATGCCGTTTAGAGAAAGGTAAAAAATAAGATGCTTGCCAGGTAGCAATGTGGTTTGCGAATTGATGCCTGCTGCAGCGTAGCtctcattttcattttacgGTGAGTCGACCGAGTCTTATTGCCGGAGCATCCACCAAATTTACTCCAAGTATCGATACAACCTGCACTAAAAACTGAAAAaagtttaacaaaatttgaagttatgaTTTATACTGCTGAAATTGAGTTCACAAGTTTAATCTGGTGCCTATTAtactccccaaaaaaaaaaaaaaaacaataataatttgaaacacATTTTAAAGCAATGTTTAGCAACTTCATTGGATAATACACAAGACAAAACAAGCTTATGACCAGGCTATGAGATTTGCTATTTGTACAGGAAtattcaaacacaaaattatctTTAATATATACGCATATAAATTGAGGAGAAACAAAATTGATGCATTTAACCTCCCTGCTGCAAAAGTGGGCAATTTCTTTCTTAAAGATTTTACATTAGTTTGGCCAtagacacacacacaaaaacgCATGGAATCTTACTCTGATCCTGCACCAAGAAAACTGAAGAACACAAGCATGCAGTAAGACataagtcctttttttttcaatattcttATGAATAAATTGATAGATCATATATGGGAGTCATATATGAGTCCAGTACTAATAAAATAGAAGAACATAATCTATAAGACTTTAGCCATCTATTGCTCCTACAATGAAATTGATAGACTacaatatgaatttttttttttttttttcaactcatgcactgaaaaacaaaaacagagAGAATAAGTAATTAAGTAGTATGATTTTAATCTTGTTCGTGTGCCTGATAAGGAAAAAATAGATTTGAGCGCCAATAGAGAGTCCTATTCCTTACATGTTCTTGTTCTGCCAAAATAGAACATAAGCAACAAAACTTTActcttgttttatatttttgaaaaaattgagagaaatatatatataggagtgcCATACCATTACTACAGCCCTGCaccaagaaattaaacaaacttAAAAAGCTTTTGTCACCCTTCTCTTATGTTCTAACTCATGAGCGAGACTCCAGTCTTATTTGCACCTCTAGAGAGAAATTACTGCACAATTAGTCATATTTAACTTTAGAATGCAACTGAGATATGCTAGCAACAAATGTAGTATTCATTACATTGTTTGTTTTATAAGACCAATCCGTCCTGTGAGCATAACATCATGTATTAATTATAGGGCGCAATTAGCGCTAAATTCCATTTTATTATGTATCCAAACCATAAAGTAAGGgtgaaaaacataaaaatttctaattgagGACGCTAATTAAAAACGAACCTGACTGCTGCTGCATTAtccgaaataaaaaaaaaaaaaggtgagtaATCCTGAAACAAATGAAACAACCTTGTTAGTTAAGATCGATTGAGACGTAGTTCATTAAGACCGAAATGAATTGCACTTAATTGCAGAGGGTATCATGAGCGAGATGAAGGGTGGTAAAGTAAGCACACAATATGCATCATCATAATCACGATCTGCAAATGCTATTCAATCATCCTGATAGGGATGTGGGCAATCTTGGGCCAATCAAGGCCTATATTCTCTTGGCATCGCTCCTTCAACACGGGGTGACACCCATAGATGAGTAGAGTACACAGTGAAGTAGGCAGATCTGGAAGTGACCGGATGAGATCAGTATTATGCACTACCAAACACAGGAGGAAGCACAGTTTTGTCATGCTCTGGGGTAGCGACTGAAGGGAGCTTGCATTCtgtatttctaaaaatttgagggcAGCGTGATTTTGCAGTAGCCATTCCTCAGGTAAGCTGGTGAGGTGCGAAGCATCAGAGATAGTCAAATTGCTGATGGAGGAGAGACTTCTCAATGGCTCCAAGAGCAGGAGCGCGTGGTGGTCAATTGATAGTTTACCAAGCTTCAAAAAGCAGTCCTCTGCATTCTTTTGGCCGACATCGTTTGGGAACGGAGGCTGCAGCAGGGCAACTCCAATTAGCTTGTCACACCCTTCAATTTCTAAAGAATGGAGAGATACGAGAGCTTGTATTCCCCCTAATGATGACAGTTCTCTGCAGTTCTTTATTTCTAAGCGGGAAAGCATCGTCCACCGTGCACACACTTGTCCTGGGGGAAGGGATTTTATCCTTGCACAATTGAGTAATTCCAACTTAGTGAGAGAGGTTAAATTCGCTGACCACAGCAGTGACACCTCAAGGTCGCCACATGACCCAATAGTGAGTTCATTGAGTACAGAGGGCAGTTGGATGTCTGAGATCCCACGTTTTGTCAACTTCAGACACTTTTTTATGTGCAAGTATTTTATGGCTTTGAACTTCCCAAAAAACTCTAGTGGAACATATTCGAGCTTCTCACATTGTGTGATGGCTAATGTTTCAAGAGCCTGAGAATGTTCTTGCAGctgcaagaaagaaaagatgtaaaagatatttaagTCCGGGCAACCACAGCTATGCAAATTCGAATTGGTGTTTTGatataagggtaaacttcaaattgccttCCGTGTGATTTAACTCATTTTCACCTTGCCACTTTGCGGTTCAAAAGTTTCACTTTGCACTTCtatggtttaatttttatttcgtcaaaaaaattctatataaaataGCGTGGCaaattaaaaatgttaaaaaaaaatcagaggaTAACAAAGTGAAAAGTGAACTAAAccaaaggaggcaaagtgtaattttttgaaccaGGGGATGACAAAGTGAAAATAGGCTAAACCACGGGTGGGAAgggacaaattgatacgttttgaACTACAGGGGGGCaagtgaaaatgagctaaacatcgggagaaatttgaagtttataaaataaagcACTTACATTGTTCTTTGCGTAATCCTGATTTATTGTTGGAAGAGCGGTCAATCCGACATTAGAAATTTCCAATTGTCTTAGACTATAAGGCAGAGTAGGAATTTCCGTCAAATTAGGGCAGCTATTAATTTCCATAGTATGAAGTTGAGGAAACATGCACCGGTCATCTACTCCAATCCACTCCTCCAAGTTAGGCATGTCATCAAAGAATAACTTCTTCAATGATGGAAAGGCACATCCACTGCTGCTTCTGATGAGTGAACAATCTATTTGCTTTATTGCATCCAGTCTCCGCAAGCGAAGATATTGGAGCGAAGAAAACTGCCCAAGAGGTGGGAGGTGCTCCCATCCTTTACAATCACTCAATTCGATGAATGTCAAATTGACAAGAGATAGATTTGTCATCCAATATGGAGATTTAGCACCTTGGTATTGTGCAATGCACATTTTCTTGAGATTGATATGCGGGCAGAGGTTATCGAGGAGCTGTTCATCTGCCTCTGCACTATTGAAGCGTTCTTTAGACCATATCAATGATAgtgatttgagatattttttctcGTTTAAATTGGCCTCAATGGCTTCTTCATAACTCCTCACCTTTTCAAGTTTCCTAATACACAGGTGACGAAGGTCCCTGAGGTTCTTTAGTTCACCGATTTTGTAACCACTCTCCTCTCgaacaataaaattttctaatttgtgGATGAAGGATAGTTTGCTAATAAAAGGAATATTTCTTATCACATCATTGGAAACAACTAATGAACGCAAATTGACCAAGTTGGTCAAGCCATCATATTCAATATTTTCGTTCATAACTTGCCCTTgtgaaagagataggtagcggAGGTGTATCAagctactaagtgcatcgggcAGTTTATGAGAGTGAATATTCACATCTAAGATCAATAAGCGTAACTTTTTAAACCTTTTTATAACCTCGAGAAATTCAAGTGCATGATCTGCATTATGCTCATTATCCTCTCTAACAGAAATGACAAGAGTGCGCACATTCTTAAGATTGGAGATCTCTCTGATGGAAAGAAGATTTATCATATCAACAGATAAATGTCGAACTGTTTTTGGAATAATATATCCTGCAACATCACCTTCTATTCTGATGCATTCCCCTAAAGAAACTGATTGTGCTAGGTCATGTAGCAGATCGTGCATCAAATACTTTTTAGTAAATTTCAACCCATTATCACTGATTTTGCAAGTAAAGAATGATTTTCTTGTCAGAAGATTTAAATACTCATTTCCGATATCGTCTGGCCTTTGCCTGCCACAAATAGATTCTAAAATCAGACCCGAACCAATCCACATATTGACCAACTTTTTCCTCTTAAACATATGATCCTGTGGAAATAAACTACAATATCTAAAGCAGAGTTGTAAGTTTGTGGTTAAGTGATCGTAGCTTAATCTCAAAATTGTCATAATGCTGTCCTTTCCATGTTGTAATTTCATGATGTCTTCTTCCAAGATTTTCTTCCAATATTCATAGTCCATGCGGTCGTTCAGCATTCCTCCTATGATCTTAATTGCCAATGGGCTTCCTCCAAGTTTCTTCACTATCTGCTCACCGATCAGCTGCAAGTTTTCATAATCACCAGGGTTCACACCGAGAAATGCATGCTTATTGAAAAGCGACATACAGTCGCTCTCCTCCAacttatttagatttaatgattCCCGTTTGCATTTCATCACTTTTGCCGCCATATCCACAACTGAACCCATCCGAGTTGTCAACAAGATCTTGCTTCCTCTCTGTCCGAATTTCAAAGGAGCAACCAATTTCTCCCACTCCGTGGTGTTATCATCGTTCCAAACATCATCCAGTATGAGCAAAAACCTTTTTGATGTAAGTTTTTGTATAAGATCCTTATGGAGAGCATCTAGAGTAGTTGAGCAAGAGTTGTTTAACATTTTTCTTATTATCGCAGCTGCATCAAAGTCCAGAGAAACGCAGACCCACATAATCGGGCTGAAGTACTCTCGCACCCTTTCGTCGCAATTGACTAGTTGAGCAAGAGTGGTCTTCCCGAGCCCGCCCATACCAACAATTGTAAAAGCGGAGACGTTGACATCGGCATCTCCCGGTTTGATCAGCCATTCAACTATCAGGTCCCGCTCCTCGTCTCGTCCGAGCACATCAGTTTCGGTTAGCAAGGAGCCAGTCTCGCGAGCATTCTTAACGTCCTCGAGTTTCTGACGGTTAAGGCCAGGGCCATATAACCCAGTAACAAGATGAAGGAGTGGCCCCATACCGGCAATGACCCGATCCAGCCCCTTGACGGCCTCCCTCAACCGCTTCAGTGTGTCATCGCTAAATATACGATTAACGAAACTATCAAACTTTCTCTTGCAGTTAGATAGAATACCACGCACCTTGTCATCTCGATCTCGTATAGTCTTCTTCTGTAACTCGTAGTACTCCAGCTCGTCGAGCGCGTCCTCCGCGTTCTCCACGGCGTCTCTGAGCTGCCACAGCCACGTTTCCAGCGCCTTGTTCTGCGCCATGACCGGCGCACCCTCCTCGACTGCAGTCAAGACTGCCTGGACCTGCGGAAGTGCCTGCTGCAGCCGTTCGAGCTCGTCCTGCATGCCGCTGGTCGCCGGGTACACCTCAAGGTAGGATAAGCACGTGCTGACAAGATTGTCGATGATCGCCGACGCCACCGATTCGGCAATGAAAGGTAAAGCCATTATTACGATCCTCCTATATAATGGCTCGAGCTCCTACTACTTCACCACTACTCGATCGGGCAATTGATCAAACTCCTGGAGTGAAACAGTTGgacgaagaggaagaaagatTTAGGAGGAGAAATAAGTTCTCCAATGCTGACATCCAAAGTGGAGGACAC is part of the Ananas comosus cultivar F153 unplaced genomic scaffold, ASM154086v1, whole genome shotgun sequence genome and encodes:
- the LOC109704023 gene encoding putative disease resistance protein RGA4; the encoded protein is MALPFIAESVASAIIDNLVSTCLSYLEVYPATSGMQDELERLQQALPQVQAVLTAVEEGAPVMAQNKALETWLWQLRDAVENAEDALDELEYYELQKKTIRDRDDKVRGILSNCKRKFDSFVNRIFSDDTLKRLREAVKGLDRVIAGMGPLLHLVTGLYGPGLNRQKLEDVKNARETGSLLTETDVLGRDEERDLIVEWLIKPGDADVNVSAFTIVGMGGLGKTTLAQLVNCDERVREYFSPIMWVCVSLDFDAAAIIRKMLNNSCSTTLDALHKDLIQKLTSKRFLLILDDVWNDDNTTEWEKLVAPLKFGQRGSKILLTTRMGSVVDMAAKVMKCKRESLNLNKLEESDCMSLFNKHAFLGVNPGDYENLQLIGEQIVKKLGGSPLAIKIIGGMLNDRMDYEYWKKILEEDIMKLQHGKDSIMTILRLSYDHLTTNLQLCFRYCSLFPQDHMFKRKKLVNMWIGSGLILESICGRQRPDDIGNEYLNLLTRKSFFTCKISDNGLKFTKKYLMHDLLHDLAQSVSLGECIRIEGDVAGYIIPKTVRHLSVDMINLLSIREISNLKNVRTLVISVREDNEHNADHALEFLEVIKRFKKLRLLILDVNIHSHKLPDALSSLIHLRYLSLSQGQVMNENIEYDGLTNLVNLRSLVVSNDVIRNIPFISKLSFIHKLENFIVREESGYKIGELKNLRDLRHLCIRKLEKVRSYEEAIEANLNEKKYLKSLSLIWSKERFNSAEADEQLLDNLCPHINLKKMCIAQYQGAKSPYWMTNLSLVNLTFIELSDCKGWEHLPPLGQFSSLQYLRLRRLDAIKQIDCSLIRSSSGCAFPSLKKLFFDDMPNLEEWIGVDDRCMFPQLHTMEINSCPNLTEIPTLPYSLRQLEISNVGLTALPTINQDYAKNNLQEHSQALETLAITQCEKLEYVPLEFFGKFKAIKYLHIKKCLKLTKRGISDIQLPSVLNELTIGSCGDLEVSLLWSANLTSLTKLELLNCARIKSLPPGQVCARWTMLSRLEIKNCRELSSLGGIQALVSLHSLEIEGCDKLIGVALLQPPFPNDVGQKNAEDCFLKLGKLSIDHHALLLLEPLRSLSSISNLTISDASHLTSLPEEWLLQNHAALKFLEIQNASSLQSLPQSMTKLCFLLCLVVHNTDLIRSLPDLPTSLCTLLIYGCHPVLKERCQENIGLDWPKIAHIPIRMIE